From Candidatus Pantoea bituminis, one genomic window encodes:
- a CDS encoding VOC family protein produces MKISHVALWTTNIEAQKEFWRDYFGGTSNELYISTNRPGFSSYFVSLCDGPTIELMSLDGLEKGLHGKELTGWAHIAIKLNSRQQVDEMVIKALNNEILVSPARVTGDGYYEAIIHDPDGNLIEIVG; encoded by the coding sequence ATGAAAATTTCACATGTAGCTTTGTGGACGACAAATATTGAAGCACAAAAAGAATTCTGGCGTGATTATTTTGGTGGAACATCTAATGAATTATATATCAGTACAAACAGGCCTGGTTTTTCCTCTTATTTTGTCAGCTTATGTGATGGGCCGACTATTGAGTTAATGAGCCTGGATGGTTTGGAAAAGGGGCTGCATGGTAAAGAGCTTACGGGATGGGCGCATATCGCTATCAAACTGAACTCTCGTCAGCAGGTTGATGAGATGGTCATTAAAGCATTAAATAATGAAATTTTAGTGAGCCCAGCCCGCGTTACGGGAGATGGCTATTATGAGGCGATTATTCATGACCCTGACGGTAATTTAATTGAAATAGTAGGTTGA
- a CDS encoding SDR family NAD(P)-dependent oxidoreductase, producing MNKLKGKVAIVTGGSKGIGAGIARQLAADGAKVIVNYATGRSGADKVVADIEAAGGQALAVAADVTNQAEVEALINAAIGNFGRLDIVVNNAGVYQFVKIEESTEALYRRQFDINVLGPLLVSAAATPHLGKGSSIINISSFVTRVFIAESAIYSGAKGAIDAITGVLSRELGPRGIRVNAVNPGLIETEGSHSAGAMNSDFQTWNEEQTPLGRIGQVKDVAPIVSFLASDEAGWVTGEVILASGGMR from the coding sequence ATGAACAAATTGAAAGGTAAAGTTGCCATCGTAACTGGCGGCTCCAAAGGTATCGGAGCAGGCATTGCCCGCCAGCTGGCGGCTGACGGTGCGAAGGTCATCGTTAATTATGCCACAGGCAGAAGCGGTGCCGATAAGGTCGTTGCCGATATTGAAGCCGCCGGTGGGCAGGCCTTAGCGGTAGCGGCGGATGTCACCAACCAGGCAGAGGTTGAAGCGTTGATCAACGCGGCCATCGGCAATTTCGGGCGGCTGGACATTGTGGTGAACAACGCCGGTGTTTACCAGTTCGTCAAAATTGAAGAGAGCACCGAAGCGCTCTACCGCAGGCAATTCGACATCAATGTTCTGGGACCGCTGTTAGTGAGCGCTGCCGCCACGCCGCACCTGGGTAAAGGCAGCAGCATTATTAATATCAGTTCGTTCGTCACCCGCGTCTTTATTGCTGAGAGCGCCATCTACAGCGGCGCCAAAGGCGCGATTGACGCCATCACCGGCGTACTATCACGAGAACTCGGCCCTCGAGGAATTCGTGTCAACGCCGTCAACCCCGGGCTGATCGAAACGGAAGGAAGCCACAGCGCTGGCGCGATGAACTCGGACTTCCAGACATGGAATGAAGAGCAGACGCCGCTCGGCCGCATCGGTCAGGTGAAGGATGTTGCCCCGATCGTTTCATTTCTCGCATCAGACGAGGCGGGGTGGGTCACAGGTGAGGTAATTCTGGCCTCCGGCGGCATGCGCTGA
- a CDS encoding oxidoreductase, protein MTSAKTILITGVSSGMGRALAQEALAAGHRVVGTVRNREAQQAFEALNAQRAFGRLLDVTDFEHIDEVVEEIESTVGPVDVLVNNAGYGHEGILEESSLEEMRRQFDVNVFGAVAMIKAVLPGMRQRRRGHIINITSMGSFITLPGISYYCGSKFALEGISETLSKELAPFNIHVTAVAPGSFRTDWAGRSMVRSARSIPDYDVLFDPIRRAREEKSGKQLGNPVKAAHAMLALIESQSPPVHLLLGSDALSLVRQKLIALNNEIEQWEQLTRSTDD, encoded by the coding sequence ATGACATCTGCAAAAACGATTTTAATCACCGGCGTCAGCAGCGGCATGGGTCGTGCGCTTGCACAGGAAGCCCTCGCCGCAGGCCATCGGGTCGTTGGAACCGTACGCAACCGTGAAGCGCAGCAGGCTTTCGAGGCGCTCAATGCGCAGCGGGCTTTTGGCCGACTGCTTGATGTCACGGACTTTGAGCATATTGATGAGGTAGTTGAGGAGATTGAGTCAACCGTCGGTCCGGTTGATGTGCTGGTGAACAACGCCGGTTATGGCCATGAAGGCATTCTTGAAGAATCGTCCCTCGAAGAGATGCGCCGCCAGTTTGACGTGAACGTGTTTGGCGCGGTGGCGATGATCAAAGCCGTGCTACCGGGCATGCGCCAACGCCGTCGTGGGCACATTATTAATATCACTTCGATGGGCAGTTTCATTACCTTGCCAGGCATCAGCTATTACTGCGGCAGCAAATTTGCACTGGAGGGGATATCAGAGACGTTAAGCAAAGAGCTTGCCCCGTTCAACATACACGTGACCGCAGTAGCACCCGGCTCGTTTCGCACGGACTGGGCCGGGCGCTCAATGGTACGCAGTGCTCGCAGTATCCCGGACTATGACGTTTTATTCGACCCCATTCGCCGGGCTCGTGAGGAAAAAAGCGGTAAGCAACTCGGTAATCCCGTTAAAGCCGCCCATGCCATGCTGGCATTGATTGAAAGCCAGAGTCCCCCCGTGCATTTGTTGTTAGGCAGTGATGCACTGAGCTTAGTGCGGCAAAAGCTGATTGCATTAAATAATGAAATAGAACAGTGGGAACAACTCACTCGTTCAACGGATGACTGA
- a CDS encoding AraC family transcriptional regulator has translation MTVMIALMKALAVQEGYNLTALPDVRILRSDRPLARTPVLYDPGIVIVCQGSKRGYFGQQTYLYDEQHYLAVSVPVPFVMETDASAEHPLLAIYMHLDLQLAAELMLQIEQHDAPHPPAAPQSMMSSPMDDAVKTAVLRLLEVLINPLEVAILGPARVRELYFRVLTGAQGNAMRAALALQGQFGKIGKVLQRIHATYAEPLTLTQLAMEAGMSVPTFHSHFKAITRMPPMQYVKSVRLHQARMLMVRQQITAAAASYAVGYESPSQFNREFKRLFGLPPAEEIKRMQRNFAVPPVQQASVFVSSH, from the coding sequence ATGACCGTAATGATTGCCTTGATGAAGGCACTTGCGGTGCAGGAGGGGTACAACCTTACTGCCTTGCCTGATGTGCGAATTTTGCGTTCCGATCGTCCGCTTGCCAGAACGCCTGTGCTTTACGATCCGGGGATCGTGATTGTCTGTCAGGGCAGCAAGCGCGGCTATTTTGGTCAGCAAACTTATTTATATGATGAACAGCACTATCTGGCGGTTTCGGTACCGGTGCCGTTTGTGATGGAAACCGACGCGTCGGCAGAACATCCGTTGCTGGCGATTTATATGCATCTGGATCTTCAGCTGGCCGCTGAACTGATGTTGCAAATTGAACAGCATGACGCCCCGCATCCTCCCGCTGCTCCACAAAGCATGATGTCGAGCCCGATGGACGACGCAGTAAAAACGGCCGTGCTGCGCTTGCTTGAAGTTCTGATCAATCCGCTTGAAGTCGCTATCCTCGGCCCTGCGCGGGTACGTGAGCTCTATTTCCGCGTATTGACGGGCGCACAGGGCAACGCAATGCGTGCCGCGCTGGCCTTGCAGGGGCAATTCGGCAAGATAGGCAAAGTGCTTCAGCGCATCCATGCCACCTATGCTGAGCCGTTAACGCTGACGCAACTGGCTATGGAAGCCGGCATGAGCGTGCCGACGTTTCACAGCCATTTCAAAGCGATAACCCGGATGCCGCCGATGCAGTATGTGAAATCGGTACGCCTGCACCAGGCGCGAATGTTGATGGTGCGCCAGCAGATCACTGCCGCCGCCGCGAGTTACGCTGTTGGCTATGAAAGCCCATCGCAATTTAATCGCGAGTTCAAACGCCTGTTTGGTCTGCCGCCGGCTGAGGAGATAAAACGCATGCAGCGTAACTTCGCCGTTCCGCCTGTGCAGCAAGCGTCGGTATTTGTTTCATCGCATTGA
- a CDS encoding TetR/AcrR family transcriptional regulator, whose translation MTELSQKANEIVAHTRRLLTTGGYKSFSYADIAEVVQIRKASIHHHFPGKADLVRTVVAQYCEEARAGMSALDRQLNDPLAELKAYIGYWSQCIKDGSSSFCICVMLAVELPTLPAEVAAEVSRHFHDLSNWLTSLLEKGQSEGTFQLQETPAVEAKALMATVHGAMLAARAFDNADMFQQIIEPVFNRLIAENSP comes from the coding sequence ATGACTGAACTTTCACAGAAAGCTAACGAAATTGTTGCCCATACGCGTCGCCTGCTGACCACCGGCGGCTATAAGAGCTTCAGCTATGCTGATATTGCCGAAGTCGTGCAGATTCGTAAGGCCAGCATTCACCATCACTTTCCCGGTAAGGCGGATCTCGTGCGCACTGTGGTGGCGCAGTATTGTGAAGAAGCGCGTGCGGGTATGTCAGCTCTTGATCGTCAGCTCAACGACCCACTGGCTGAGCTTAAAGCATATATTGGCTACTGGTCCCAGTGTATCAAGGATGGTTCTTCCTCATTCTGTATATGCGTGATGCTTGCTGTGGAGTTACCTACCTTACCAGCCGAAGTGGCTGCTGAAGTCTCCCGTCACTTCCACGACCTTTCCAACTGGTTAACCTCGCTGCTCGAGAAGGGGCAAAGCGAAGGCACATTTCAGCTACAAGAAACGCCAGCCGTAGAGGCGAAAGCCCTGATGGCCACGGTACATGGTGCCATGCTGGCGGCTCGAGCTTTTGATAATGCCGATATGTTTCAACAAATTATAGAGCCTGTTTTTAATCGTCTTATTGCTGAAAATTCGCCATAA
- a CDS encoding aspartate/glutamate racemase family protein, which translates to MMQTIGILGGMSAASTQIYYRKMCELVRQRLGGLHSPELLIRSLNFAIIEDLQIRGQWDEAGSLLNTEAKALERGGADFIVLATNTMHKLAEQMMDGISIPLLHIADATAARVVKEGLQAPGLMATAFTMEQSFYLDRLRAASLQPVVPDTADRAEVHRIIYEELCKDIIVPASRSVYEGIAQRLAEKGADCVILGCTEVGMLLNQDNVPVPVFDTTLIHCEAAVEMALHP; encoded by the coding sequence ATGATGCAAACGATTGGAATCCTGGGGGGCATGTCTGCGGCCTCAACGCAAATTTATTACCGAAAAATGTGTGAGTTGGTTCGTCAGCGCTTGGGTGGCTTGCATTCTCCTGAGCTGCTGATTCGTTCGCTAAATTTTGCAATCATCGAAGATTTACAGATCAGAGGCCAATGGGACGAAGCCGGTTCACTTTTGAACACCGAGGCAAAGGCGCTGGAACGCGGAGGCGCTGATTTTATCGTTCTGGCAACAAACACAATGCATAAACTGGCTGAGCAAATGATGGACGGTATCAGCATCCCGCTGCTGCACATTGCGGATGCAACGGCCGCCCGGGTTGTCAAAGAAGGTCTGCAAGCGCCAGGTCTGATGGCGACCGCTTTTACAATGGAGCAGTCCTTTTATCTTGATCGTCTCAGGGCGGCTTCACTTCAGCCTGTTGTTCCCGATACTGCCGATCGGGCAGAAGTGCATCGCATCATCTATGAGGAGTTGTGCAAGGATATAATAGTCCCAGCCAGTCGCTCTGTTTATGAAGGCATAGCGCAGCGTTTAGCTGAAAAGGGTGCAGATTGCGTGATTCTTGGATGTACGGAAGTGGGTATGTTACTAAATCAGGACAACGTCCCCGTGCCCGTTTTTGATACCACGCTGATTCATTGCGAAGCAGCGGTTGAGATGGCGTTACATCCCTGA
- a CDS encoding DUF308 domain-containing protein translates to MSLNIKPMQNIPSHYWLKKYYYLRTGFSLMWVAAAFTVGQHSFGFAAILLVIYPAWDALANYIDSTKSGGFGKNLMQTSNIIVSIITTLAVILTITKSMNAVIAVFGGWAILSGLLQLGAAIQRWKNNNAQWSMALSGAQSALAGTFFIFQAQMPVPPSIINIAGYAAFGAFYFLVSAVSLTAIIRKNKPVSFS, encoded by the coding sequence ATGTCACTAAATATTAAGCCGATGCAAAATATACCCTCTCATTACTGGCTAAAAAAATATTATTATTTACGTACCGGATTTTCATTAATGTGGGTTGCAGCCGCTTTTACTGTTGGTCAGCACTCATTTGGTTTTGCCGCCATTTTACTGGTTATCTATCCTGCCTGGGATGCGTTAGCCAATTATATTGATTCAACTAAGAGCGGCGGCTTCGGAAAAAATCTCATGCAGACCAGCAATATTATTGTCAGCATAATCACTACGTTGGCAGTGATATTAACAATCACAAAAAGCATGAATGCAGTCATCGCTGTATTTGGCGGATGGGCAATTTTATCAGGACTATTGCAGCTTGGGGCGGCGATTCAACGCTGGAAAAATAATAACGCTCAGTGGAGTATGGCTCTCAGTGGTGCGCAGTCCGCACTGGCCGGGACATTTTTTATTTTTCAGGCTCAAATGCCTGTTCCACCTTCCATTATTAACATTGCTGGTTATGCGGCCTTTGGCGCTTTCTATTTTCTTGTTTCAGCCGTATCACTCACGGCGATCATCAGAAAAAATAAACCGGTTAGCTTTTCTTAA
- a CDS encoding amidase family protein has protein sequence MAFSQLSGPDGHDAFSSNAPVYPDGLSFASLRPLRIGWMTGPGFGPVDPEVAAIVRSAAEALQGPGVVVEHVSIPALEQDFALDVFNRIHVMEMKPAFAAATAGRSPDELYKMAKTMLSLPDTSMSDFIDAEQAAERLRDGFAEYFSQYDALITHVLPIPAHKHGVDRFVIDGKEVDATYLQGATVPLNVTGLPGIALPFGKSREGMPVNVQIVGKWHAERTILHIASLLEEVSPVKGAHPSL, from the coding sequence CTGGCCTTCTCACAACTGTCTGGGCCGGACGGGCACGATGCTTTTTCCAGCAATGCGCCGGTTTACCCAGATGGACTGTCGTTTGCATCATTACGTCCGCTTCGTATTGGCTGGATGACCGGGCCGGGCTTTGGTCCTGTTGACCCTGAAGTGGCAGCAATAGTCAGGTCAGCAGCTGAAGCGTTACAGGGACCCGGCGTGGTTGTGGAGCACGTGAGTATCCCGGCGCTGGAGCAGGATTTTGCGCTGGATGTCTTCAACCGGATACACGTCATGGAAATGAAGCCTGCATTTGCGGCAGCAACAGCAGGTCGTAGCCCTGATGAGCTTTATAAGATGGCCAAAACTATGCTGTCACTGCCAGACACTTCCATGTCTGATTTTATTGATGCGGAGCAGGCAGCAGAAAGACTGCGGGATGGTTTTGCAGAGTATTTTTCTCAGTATGATGCGCTTATAACGCATGTCCTTCCCATTCCGGCACACAAACATGGCGTTGACCGATTTGTTATTGACGGCAAAGAAGTTGATGCAACTTATCTTCAGGGTGCCACGGTCCCACTTAACGTAACGGGATTACCCGGTATAGCGCTTCCGTTTGGAAAAAGTCGCGAGGGAATGCCAGTTAACGTTCAGATTGTTGGCAAATGGCATGCAGAGAGAACCATTTTACATATCGCATCCCTGCTTGAAGAAGTCAGCCCGGTAAAAGGGGCACATCCGTCGCTGTAA
- a CDS encoding amidase, translating into MSKDIFYSDATQLAAMIRSREISPVEVMQAHIDRIEAINPDVNAIVTMANDAMKHAVAAEAAVIRGDALGPLHGVPFTVKDSIDTADVLTQRGSPIFKNRLPDKDATSVARLKNAGGILLAKTNLPEFSYWIESDNLLSGRSNNPWDLTRTPGGSSGGESAAIAAGMSPLGLGTDLAISVRGPAAQTGITSMKATHGSVPMTGIWPRAPAGSGMWVQWPVLCAILPWPSHNCLGRTGTMLFPAMRRFTQMDCRLHHYVRFVLAG; encoded by the coding sequence ATGAGCAAAGATATTTTTTATTCAGACGCAACCCAACTGGCCGCAATGATTCGCAGTCGTGAAATCTCACCTGTTGAAGTTATGCAGGCGCACATTGACCGTATCGAAGCGATAAACCCAGACGTTAATGCCATTGTGACAATGGCAAATGATGCAATGAAACATGCTGTTGCAGCGGAAGCCGCAGTGATAAGAGGAGACGCTCTCGGTCCCCTGCATGGCGTTCCCTTCACGGTGAAAGATTCGATAGATACGGCCGACGTACTGACACAGCGTGGCTCCCCTATTTTTAAAAATCGTCTTCCTGATAAGGATGCTACCAGCGTGGCGCGTCTCAAAAATGCAGGTGGCATCCTGCTTGCGAAAACCAACCTGCCGGAATTTTCATACTGGATTGAGAGCGATAATCTGCTTTCCGGTCGATCCAATAACCCATGGGACCTGACACGCACGCCCGGTGGCTCCAGCGGGGGTGAATCAGCCGCTATTGCTGCAGGAATGTCTCCGCTTGGGCTGGGTACAGACCTGGCCATTTCAGTGCGCGGACCGGCTGCGCAGACTGGAATCACGTCCATGAAAGCAACGCACGGTAGCGTGCCCATGACGGGCATTTGGCCGCGTGCCCCCGCCGGTTCTGGCATGTGGGTCCAATGGCCCGTTCTGTGCGCGATATTGCCCTGGCCTTCTCACAACTGTCTGGGCCGGACGGGCACGATGCTTTTTCCAGCAATGCGCCGGTTTACCCAGATGGACTGTCGTTTGCATCATTACGTCCGCTTCGTATTGGCTGGATGA
- a CDS encoding TetR/AcrR family transcriptional regulator, with translation MSKTSKDEILKAARLAAQAHGYTGLNIRGLADEVGIKAASIYYHFPGKAELGAAVAQRYWEDTAHDLEAIREAEGNALKSLSRYPHIFRRSLESQNRLCMGSFMAAEYDDLPEPVKKEIQKFADVNVVWLNTQLQEAGIASAEDGEKRARAIFSAIAGAQLMARSRNDIHLFDEIIEGYAQSGLLPSVTK, from the coding sequence ATGAGCAAGACATCTAAAGACGAAATATTAAAAGCAGCCCGTCTGGCGGCACAGGCTCATGGTTACACCGGGCTGAATATTCGCGGCCTGGCTGATGAGGTCGGTATCAAAGCCGCAAGCATTTATTATCATTTCCCCGGCAAGGCGGAGTTAGGTGCGGCAGTTGCACAGCGCTACTGGGAAGACACGGCGCACGACCTCGAAGCAATACGTGAAGCAGAGGGCAATGCGCTTAAAAGTCTGAGCCGTTATCCGCATATATTTCGCCGCTCGCTTGAAAGCCAGAACCGGCTATGTATGGGCAGCTTTATGGCTGCTGAGTATGATGATCTGCCGGAGCCGGTGAAAAAAGAGATACAGAAATTCGCTGACGTGAATGTGGTGTGGTTGAATACGCAGCTTCAGGAAGCAGGTATCGCCAGTGCTGAAGACGGGGAAAAACGCGCGCGTGCTATTTTTTCCGCTATTGCCGGCGCACAGCTAATGGCCAGAAGCCGGAACGATATTCACCTCTTTGACGAAATTATTGAAGGATATGCACAATCGGGCTTGCTGCCTTCCGTTACGAAATGA
- a CDS encoding DUF1543 domain-containing protein: protein MNLYMFYIGGNAGKSNIEVHDIQFVAANRPEDAWPALRDVWFGDKDKIHIDGYSRVTWADGYSVTLSAKPSPSANRLFFVNAGGYRPDTLAELHEFDLFVAENAQQAKKKALQTLLCGTDHQHKDNLKDVDDCLLLEKVGEFFIHLVPCDSGRRDQPEWQGYQPIGI from the coding sequence ATGAATCTGTATATGTTCTATATCGGTGGCAATGCTGGGAAATCCAACATAGAAGTGCACGACATTCAATTTGTTGCGGCAAACAGACCAGAAGATGCCTGGCCCGCTCTTCGTGATGTATGGTTCGGGGATAAGGATAAAATTCATATTGACGGCTACAGCCGTGTCACCTGGGCTGACGGATATTCTGTTACCCTCTCCGCTAAACCTTCCCCTTCAGCAAACAGGTTATTTTTCGTCAATGCAGGCGGCTACCGACCTGATACGCTCGCTGAGTTACATGAATTCGATTTATTTGTGGCCGAAAATGCGCAGCAGGCTAAGAAAAAAGCGTTACAGACGCTGCTCTGTGGCACCGACCATCAGCATAAAGATAATTTGAAGGACGTGGATGATTGCCTGTTACTTGAAAAGGTAGGTGAGTTCTTTATTCATTTGGTTCCCTGTGATTCCGGACGTCGTGATCAACCAGAATGGCAGGGCTATCAACCCATAGGTATCTGA
- a CDS encoding YciI family protein, with product MLFAIRFTDHPSEYDVRKHYLNPHLDWLKQKRGVVLAAGSLREKHNDQPVGALWVVKAEHEEEALSIFSDDPFWVHGLRASVEVLSWNLAFEDMLKD from the coding sequence ATGCTTTTCGCAATAAGGTTCACCGATCACCCAAGTGAATACGATGTCAGAAAACACTATCTCAATCCTCATTTAGACTGGTTAAAGCAAAAACGAGGTGTGGTTCTTGCTGCCGGTTCATTACGTGAAAAGCATAACGATCAACCTGTCGGAGCGCTATGGGTCGTGAAGGCTGAGCATGAAGAAGAGGCCTTATCCATATTTTCCGATGATCCTTTTTGGGTCCATGGCTTGCGAGCATCAGTTGAGGTTTTATCGTGGAACCTGGCATTTGAGGACATGCTTAAAGATTGA
- a CDS encoding AraC family ligand binding domain-containing protein has protein sequence MIIRPRHTAKDSSHSSNDNVSTDSRTEFWRDPSVNYVESRRACNSRACYKPHSHPTFSIGAVDAGGSTFTGATSGPCSLRPGMMVFIPGGCVHACNPLPDQSWSYQMLHLDAGWLSALVAEMSNLSGGFISESEIRLVDKDVVYRRFCELNNLLFSTASNEDKNAALIEFIGDCDCGENMVETFPAVSPCASLAVKAL, from the coding sequence ATGATCATCAGACCCAGGCACACCGCTAAGGATTCGAGCCACAGCAGTAACGATAACGTCAGCACAGACAGCCGGACAGAATTCTGGCGCGATCCGTCCGTTAACTATGTAGAAAGTCGCCGCGCCTGTAACAGCCGCGCGTGCTATAAGCCACACAGTCATCCGACTTTTTCTATAGGCGCGGTTGATGCAGGCGGTAGTACTTTCACTGGCGCGACATCTGGCCCGTGCTCGTTGCGGCCCGGAATGATGGTTTTTATTCCGGGTGGCTGTGTTCATGCCTGTAATCCTCTGCCTGACCAGAGCTGGAGCTATCAGATGCTGCACCTGGATGCCGGCTGGTTAAGTGCTTTAGTTGCAGAAATGAGCAATTTGTCGGGTGGGTTCATCAGTGAAAGTGAAATTCGACTGGTTGATAAAGACGTTGTCTATCGTCGCTTCTGTGAACTGAATAACCTCCTGTTTTCAACCGCCAGTAATGAAGATAAAAATGCTGCGCTGATAGAGTTTATTGGCGATTGTGACTGCGGCGAAAATATGGTTGAAACATTCCCGGCCGTGTCGCCCTGTGCCAGCCTGGCAGTAAAAGCGTTATAG
- a CDS encoding helix-turn-helix transcriptional regulator, whose amino-acid sequence MANLSGLSRYQLIRAVRVATGMTPHSYQLNVRINQARSWLQSGHEITDIAYRLGFADQSHFQRVFKAHTGVTPGCYRA is encoded by the coding sequence TTGGCAAACCTCTCAGGGCTGAGTCGTTATCAGCTGATAAGGGCGGTTCGCGTTGCGACCGGAATGACGCCGCACTCTTACCAACTGAATGTTCGCATTAATCAGGCGCGCAGCTGGCTTCAGTCAGGCCATGAAATAACCGATATTGCCTACCGACTGGGTTTTGCCGATCAAAGCCACTTCCAGCGTGTATTTAAGGCTCATACTGGTGTAACGCCGGGCTGCTATCGGGCTTGA
- a CDS encoding LysE family translocator, translating into MRAGWRRAANVCLGIAIANGVFILAAFSGITLFRPDSISFIAIQLAGCAYLLYIGQLFIRFAGRNSIAEHNVEVDARMTESADVMSPYRESGMGFLSGILNPKNALFYVSLATLLGGTHTAMSLKVAYGVWMFSIVLLWDLLVAIFIGNRLFLRYFSQMLPWLERISGVILIGLAVSVIAVNVIKLS; encoded by the coding sequence ATAAGAGCCGGTTGGCGGCGTGCAGCAAATGTATGTCTGGGAATAGCGATCGCGAACGGCGTATTTATTCTCGCCGCTTTCAGCGGCATAACGCTTTTCCGACCGGACAGCATCAGCTTTATTGCTATTCAGCTCGCAGGCTGTGCCTATTTACTGTACATCGGTCAACTTTTTATCCGCTTTGCTGGCAGGAATTCCATTGCTGAACACAATGTCGAAGTAGATGCTCGTATGACAGAATCTGCGGACGTAATGAGTCCTTACCGTGAATCAGGCATGGGCTTTTTGTCTGGTATTCTCAATCCTAAAAACGCGCTGTTTTACGTCAGTCTGGCCACGCTGCTCGGCGGGACCCATACGGCGATGAGTCTTAAAGTCGCCTATGGCGTGTGGATGTTTAGTATCGTGCTGCTGTGGGATTTGCTGGTGGCAATATTCATTGGCAATCGCTTGTTCCTGAGGTACTTTTCGCAAATGTTGCCCTGGCTGGAACGTATCTCAGGTGTCATCCTGATTGGCCTGGCCGTGAGTGTTATCGCGGTCAATGTTATCAAACTTTCCTGA
- a CDS encoding metallophosphoesterase family protein: MMKMAAISDIHGNIFALNAVLQDIETRGVDFVVNLGDVFSGGLCPAETAERLLPLNFPTIKGNHERQLLETQPERMGLSDSHACRHLRQEHWNWLRNMPAELTLHDEILMVHGVPGDDSIYLLEEVTESGVKVSSHARVNEYVEHQTASLILCGHTHIPRRLELSSGCLIVNPGSVGLQAYEDDQPYYHKMESGSPHARYAILEKCNDKWSVAFHKVAYNWEKAAEVALANHRPDWVNALTTGRME; the protein is encoded by the coding sequence ATGATGAAAATGGCAGCGATTTCGGACATTCATGGAAATATTTTCGCGCTAAATGCCGTGCTGCAGGATATCGAAACCCGGGGAGTAGATTTTGTTGTCAATCTTGGCGATGTTTTTTCTGGTGGTCTTTGCCCGGCAGAAACGGCCGAGAGGCTTTTACCGCTGAATTTCCCCACGATAAAAGGTAATCACGAACGGCAGTTGCTTGAAACGCAACCTGAAAGAATGGGGCTGTCCGACAGCCATGCGTGCAGGCATCTCAGACAGGAACACTGGAACTGGCTGCGAAATATGCCTGCTGAGCTAACCCTTCATGATGAGATCCTAATGGTTCATGGGGTTCCGGGTGATGACAGTATTTATCTTCTTGAAGAGGTGACGGAGTCAGGCGTCAAAGTCTCTTCTCACGCAAGGGTGAATGAGTATGTGGAACATCAGACCGCTTCTCTTATCCTCTGTGGTCACACTCATATCCCCCGACGTCTTGAACTGAGCTCAGGATGCCTTATCGTGAATCCCGGCAGTGTTGGTTTACAGGCCTATGAAGATGATCAGCCCTATTATCATAAAATGGAAAGCGGTTCACCGCATGCCCGCTATGCGATTCTGGAAAAGTGCAACGATAAATGGTCCGTAGCGTTTCATAAGGTAGCCTATAACTGGGAAAAAGCCGCCGAGGTTGCATTGGCTAACCATCGCCCTGACTGGGTTAACGCGCTCACAACAGGAAGAATGGAATAG
- a CDS encoding GNAT family N-acetyltransferase, whose product MITVEKSDPHSPDSHYLTEKLSAELATITGDSGKSNFTSDSMNGDRSLWVLARNIKGEAIGCGAIRPLTGNIAELKRMFSDRSSPGIGNALLTFLETSAKSMGYTELWLETRLVNHRAVHFYKKNGYVRIENYGPYIGREEAVCFSKPLQD is encoded by the coding sequence ATGATCACAGTAGAAAAATCAGATCCACATTCTCCAGATTCTCATTATTTAACAGAAAAACTGTCAGCAGAGCTTGCCACCATTACCGGTGATAGTGGCAAAAGCAACTTCACATCAGACTCCATGAATGGGGACAGATCACTGTGGGTACTGGCAAGAAACATAAAGGGAGAAGCGATAGGATGTGGCGCTATCCGACCGCTAACAGGGAATATAGCGGAACTTAAAAGGATGTTTTCAGACCGGAGCTCTCCGGGTATTGGTAATGCTTTACTTACTTTCCTCGAAACTTCCGCGAAGAGCATGGGATATACCGAACTCTGGCTTGAAACCCGGCTTGTTAACCACAGGGCAGTACATTTTTATAAGAAAAATGGCTACGTGCGCATTGAGAATTACGGACCATACATAGGCCGGGAAGAGGCTGTATGTTTCTCTAAGCCATTACAAGACTGA